Proteins encoded in a region of the Fusarium falciforme chromosome 6, complete sequence genome:
- a CDS encoding MFS domain-containing protein, whose translation MQVLKPTSEREKAANDIGQAEALGDDVLQPKDAVLDAATKGQALTGYETLTPWETFKIFKWCTFYAFVAAFAAGADGYQIGMNAGILANPGFVEQFATKINAEGKAVLDSNIIAGWGSVLPAGQFLTQVSLPFLAAPYGRKLSLYTCWTLLAASIFAESFARRWEHWLVAKMLAGMGLGCLQVTLPAYISEIAPTRIRGIVLMTYNLWWTVGTFFAYVAMEVISGYDSHNWLLPIYTQWGHIGLMLVIFLILPESAAWAVSAGKIETARKALRQLYRGVDNYNVDQQIEVLVLLADHETQVAIAQNREKWYAVFRGTDGFRTIVACWTIVSQQFTGLVLFSTFGAYFFQQAGVGDPFQIKCITLGIKLVAAIAVVYYADSFGRRLISCSGITSMWGTSFLVGILGVVPRVKAVNYVFILMAVIWNIGLTMTGATGWGFIGEISSQRLRPYTSGAAAALNCLVNIAMNQLVPHMVNASEWNWGLKSGFFYAGVGLPFAVGCWFIVPETARRSAAELDELFERKVTPRRFHKTETATQRVVALNNAEN comes from the exons ATGCAGGTGCTCAAGCCAACCagcgagagagagaaagcGGCCAACGACATTGGCCAGGCGGAAGCTCTCGGCGACGATGTCCTCCAGCCCAAGGATGCCGTCCTCGATGCCGCGACCAAAGGCCAGGCCTTGACCGGATACGAGACTTTGACTCCGTGGGAGACGTTCAAGATATTCAAGTGGTGTACCTTTTACGCCTTTGTCGCTGCCTTTGCTGCTGGGGCAGACGGCTACCAGATCGG AATGAACGCAGGTATCCTGGCCAACCCGGGGTTTGTCGAACAGTTTGCCACCAAGATCAATGCAGAAGGCAAAGCCGTCCTTGATTCCAACATCATTGCCGGCTGGGGAAGCGTCCTGCCAGCTGGCCAATTCCTCACCCAGGTTTCGCTCCCTTTCCTGGCCGCTCCCTACGGACGAAAGCTATCCCTCTACACATGCTGGACCCTCCTAGCCGCTAGCATCTTTGCCGAGTCGTTTGCTCGAAGATGGGAGCACTGGTTAGTTGCCAAGATGCTCGCCGGCATGGGCCTCGGATGCCTGCAGGTCACTCTCCCAGCGTACATCTCCGAAATCGCCCCTACGCGCATCCGAGGTATCGTCCTGATGACCTACAACCTCTGGTGGACCGTGGGTACTTTCTTTGCCTATGTAGCTATGGAGGTCATTTCCGGCTACGACAGCCACAACTGGCTGCTCCCCATCTACACGCAATGGGGCCACATTGGCCTGATGCTTGTCATCTTTCTTATACTACCCGAGTCTGCTGCATGGGCTGTCTCGGCGGGAAAGATTGAGACGGCCAGAAAGGCGCTTCGCCAACTCTACAGGGGCGTCGATAACTATAACGTCGACCAGCAGATCGAGGTTCTGGTCTTGCTGGCCGATCATGAGACCCAGGTCGCTATCGCCCAGAACCGCGAGAAGTGGTACGCCGTCTTCCGCGGTACTGATGGTTTCCGCACAATTGTTGCGTGCTGGACCATCGTCTCTCAACAGTTTACCGGTCTGGTCCTCTTCTCTACCTTTGGCGCCTACTTCTTCCAGCAGGCCGGCGTTGGCGATCCCTTCCAGATCAAGTGCATCACTCTCGGCATTAAGCTCGTGGCTGCGATAGCTGTCGTTTACTACGCTGACAGCTTTGGAAGACGCTTGATTAGTTGCTCTGGCATAACTTCAATGTGGGGAACCAGTTTCCTGGTCGGTATCCTGGGAGTTGTTCCCCGAGTTAAGGCCGTCAACTATGTCTTTATCTTGATGGCCGTTATCTGGA ACATTGGGTTGACCATGACCGGTGCTACTGGATGGGGCTTCATCGGCGAGATCTCGTCTCAGAGATTGCGGCCCTACACTTCAGGAGCTGCAGCGGCGCTTAACTGCCTGGTAAATATTGCTATGAACCAGCTGGTACCGCACATGGTGAATGCGAGTGAGTGGAACTGGGGTCTAAAATCGGGCTTCTTCTATGCTGGCGTTGGTCTTCCTTTTGCCGTTGGATGTTGGTTCATCGTTCCCGAGACTGCTCG TCGTTCCGCTGCCGAACTTGATGAACTCTTCGAGCGAAAGGTTACCCCTCGCCGATTCCATAAGACAGAGACTGCTACTCAACGTGTTGTCGCTCTTAACAATGCTGAGAACTAG
- a CDS encoding Alpha-L-rhamnosidase: MAAVIDVQFEHYRVPNTLGVHETSPRLSWKIQHGDAAFKQTGFEAELTVYSPDSQVLRSPTVKCRSPCSHLLPWPFDELLQSRQLISVRVRVWDDTGYQSPWSEAAELETGLLERSNWVCERIAAPWASSRRDPAPEQLFRKQFRLENSTARGSLAKARLYITAQGVYEAEINGTRVGDYFLAPGWTSYAGRIQYQTYDVTSLLNHGGDNCIGVRVAEGWFSGRIGFRGGHRHIWGLNTALVAQLEVTYGDGSVTVVPTDDSWEVIEGPIRLAEIYDGEKYDATLEVPFWSSPSQKYRTGAGWEKAVRLLALPASTQLVAGFGEPVRRTETMKPVKKMITQSGKTVLDFGQNLVGYLRVKDIRGPRGHTITLRHAEVLENGELGTRPLRFCQALDKYTLKGSNHGRPEEYEPRFTFHGFRYAQIEGWIGNLDLASNSIEAVVCRTDMMPVGQFSSSSALLNQLYSNVVWGMKGNFLSVPTDCPQRDERLGWTGDLALFAPTACLIYDCFGMVRNWLIDVEFDQQVLGGVPPMVSPNSTLPDPVWCRRIPCAIWHDVTILAPWALYQETGDTAILSQQYNSMATWIKVLPRQKSGLVHLWDPEPFQLGDWLDPSAPPDQPWKSTTDSKMVSNMFLVQSLDLMARISSLLGKQSEAELYEADCQATRADFQAEFVTATGRLVSDSQAAYALAICLDLLTPSQRVRAGARLVELVRKNEFKISTGFAGTPFICEALAATGHVQVAYAMLLETKCPSWLYPVTMGATTVWERWDSMLPDGSINPGDMTSFNHYAFGAIAKFMYERVAGLQRLEPGWTKCRIAPSVGAQFSSASATHVSRQGTISFSWETKKLDHGQEQICLQATIPYGTRAQISLPKDKGEVTHEVGPGKWSFQSSFTRDYEWPVLPLKPKS, translated from the exons ATGGCCGCTGTGATTGACGTACAGTTCGAACACTATCGTGTGCCAAATACCTTGGGTGTACACGAAACAAGTCCCCGTCTCAGTTGGAAGATTCAACACGGTGATGCCGCTTTCAAACAGACAGGGTTCGAAGCGGAATTGACCGTATATAGCCCGGACTCGCAAGTTCTGAGATCTCCAACCGTCAAATGCCGCTCGCCATGCTCTCATCTGCTGCCATGGCCATTTGACGAGCTTTTACAGTCACGGCAGCTAATCTCTGTCCGCGTTCGGGTCTGGGATGATACTGGATATCAAAGCCCCTGGAGCGAAGCGGCTGAACTCGAGACTGGGCTTCTCGAGCGCTCCAACTGGGTATGCGAGCGCATCGCCGCTCCCTGGGCTTCAAGCAGAAGGGACCCCGCCCCTGAACAGCTGTTTCGCAAGCAGTTCAGACTCGAAAATTCCACAGCTCGTGGATCCCTTGCCAAGGCTCGCCTTTACATTACAGCACAGGGAGTCTATGAAGCGGAGATCAACGGTACTCGTGTCGGTGACTATTTTCTCGCTCCGGGTTGGACATCATATGCCGGGAGGATCCAGTACCAGACATATGACGTTACCTCTCTTCTGAACCATGGCGGAGACAACTGCATTGGCGTGCGTGTGGCCGAAGGATGGTTTTCTGGCCGGATTGGATTCAGAGGCGGTCACCGTCATATCTGGGGCCTGAATACTGCGCTCGTAGCTCAGCTGGAGGTCACCTATGGCGATGGTTCAGTCACGGTTGTACCGACGGATGACTCCTGGGAGGTCATCGAGGGTCCCATCAGACTCGCCGAGATATACGACGGCGAAAAGTATGATGCCACCCTAGAGGTACCGTTCTGGTCATCACCTTCACAGAAGTATCGAACAGGCGCCGGGTGGGAGAAAGCGGTCCGGCTTCTTGCTCTCCCAGCATCCACCCAACTTGTGGCCGGCTTCGGTGAGCCGGTTCGTCGAACAGAGACTATGAAGCCAGTCAAGAAAATGATCACTCAAAGCGGCAAGACTGTCCTCGACTTTGGTCAGAATCTTGTGGGATATCTGCGCGTGAAAGATATCAGAGGCCCTCGGGGTCACACAATTACATTGCGACACGCCGAAGTCCTGGAGAATGGGGAGCTCGGGACTCGGCCGCTCCGATTCTGCCAAGCTCTCGACAAATACACCCTCAAAGGATCCAACCACGGCAGGCCAGAAGAGTATGAACCAAGATTCACCTTTCACGGGTTCAGGTACGCCCAGATTGAAGGATGGATTGGCAACCTGGATTTGGCCTCGAACTCGATCGAGGCTGTGGTCTGCCGGACGGACATGATGCCGGTCGGGCAGTTCTCCTCTTCAAGCGCCCTGCTTAACCAGTTGTACAGCAATGTGGTCTGGGGCATGAAGGGCAACTTCCTTTCAGTGCCGACAGACTGTCCACAGAGAGATGAgaggctgggctggactggCGATCTCGCCTTGTTCGCCCCAACGGCCTGTCTGATCTATGATTGCTTTGGCATGGTTAGGAATTGGTTGATTGATGTCGAGTTTGATCAACAGGTCTTGGGCGGGGTGCCCCCGATGGTCAGCCCGAATTCGACCCTGCCGGACCCAGTCTGGTGTAGACGAATTCCTTGCGCCATCTGGCACGATGTGACTATCCTAGCACCGTGGGCACTTTACCAGGAAACTGGGGATACGGCCATCCTGTCTCAACAGTATAACAGCATGGCAACTTGGATAAAGGTCCTGCCGAGGCAAAAGTCCGGCCTGGTTCACTTATGGGACCCTGAACCGTTCCAGCTAGGA GACTGGCTTGACCCCTCGGCGCCGCCGGATCAGCCATGGAAAAGCACAACCGATTCCAAGATGGTGTCCAACATGTTTCTCGTCCAGAGCCTCGATCTGATGGCGAGAATCTCTAGCCTGCTCGGGAAACAGTCTGAGGCGGAGCTTTATGAAGCCGACTGCCAAGCCACACGAGCCGATTTCCAGGCCGAGTTTGTAACAGCAACTGGGCGCCTTGTGTCAGACTCTCAAGCGGCCTACGCTTTAGCTATCTGTCTTGACTTACTCACGCCGTCTCAACGAGTTAGAGCCGGGGCCCGGCTGGTGGAGCTAGTGCGGAAGAATGAGTTCAAAATCAGCACAGGTTTTGCTGGCACACCGTTCATCTGCGAGGCCTTGGCAGCCACAGGTCATGTGCAAGTGGCATATGCAATGCTTCTCGAGACAAAGTGCCCCTCGTGGCTATACCCCGTTACTATGGGCGCAACTACCGTCTGGGAGAGGTGGGACAGCATGCTTCCAGATGGCTCCATTAACCCTGGAGATATGACATCTTTCAACCATTATGCCTTTGGTGCAATTGCCAAGTTCATGTATGAGAGGGTGGCAGGTCTGCAGCGGCTTGAGCCCGGGTGGACAAAGTGCCGGATTGCGCCGTCGGTCGGGGCCCAGTTCTCGAGTGCTTCTGCCACACATGTTTCTCGGCAGGGAACCATCTCATTTTCGTGGGAGACCAAGAAACTGGATCATGGTCAGGAGCAGATATGCTTGCAGGCTACAATACCGTACGGCACGCGTGCTCAGATCTCCCTTCCAAAGGACAAAGGGGAGGTGACGCACGAAGTAGGCCCCGGCAAGTGGTCCTTTCAGTCATCGTTTACGAGGGACTACGAGTGGCCAGTTCTTCCGTTGAAACCTAAGTCATGA